GTCCGGCCCCTGATTGGCCAGGGCAAAGTGGCTGACTATATTCCTGCCCTCGGCACCGTGCCGGCCAATCAGTTGGGCATCGCCGTATATGGCAACGACGGCGAGATGTATTTTGCCGGCGATGCCGAGACGCCGTTCTCGGTGCAGAGTATTTCCAAGGTGTTCAGCCTGGTGCAGGCCATCGATCACTCTGGCGAAGCGATCTGGGAACGCCTCGGCCATGAGCCATCCGGGCAGCCGTTCAACTCGCTGGTGCAACTGGAGTTCGAGCGTGGCCGACCGCGTAATCCGTTCATCAATGCCGGTGCGCTGGTAATCTGCGACATCAACCAGTCGCGCTTCGCCGCACCGACCCTGTCGATGCGTGATTTTGTCCGGCGCCTGTCGGGCAATCCACAAGTCATGATCGACGCCAAGGTCGCTGATTCCGAGTATCAGCACCGTGCGCGCAACGCGGCGATGGCGTACCTGATGCAGTCTTTCGGTAATTTCCACAACGACGTCGAGTCGGTTCTGCGCAGCTATTTCAGCCATTGCGCGCTGCGCATGAACTGCATTGATCTGGCCCGGGCGTTCTGCTTTCTGGCCAACGACGGTTTCTGCAAACACAGTGGCGAACAGATTCTGACGCGCCGCCAGACCCAGCAGGTCAACTCGATCATGGCCACCAGCGGACTGTATGACGAGGCGGGCAACTTCGCCTATCGCGTCGGATTGCCGGGCAAGAGTGGCGTCGGCGGCGGGATCGTCGCGGTGGTGCCGGGGCAGTTCACTGTGTGCGTGTGGTCGCCGGAGTTGAATGCTGCGGGTAATTCGCTGGCAGGGATGGCGGCGCTGGAGATGCTCAGTTCGCGGATTGGTTGGTCGGTGTTCTGACCCGATCAGACGAACACCACAAAACCCTGTGAGAGCAGGCTTGCCAGCGATGGCGGCGGATCAGGCAACGACAATGTTGAATGTGCCGGCCTCATCGCTCCCAAGCCAGCTCCCACAGGGATAGCGGTGTTTGCGGAAGGTGTATTTCAGCGAAGAATCCTATACATTTTCCGCCCGCCCTCTGCATGGTGAATCCGCTTCATGTCTCTTGCGCTCGAACGTCTGGTTGCTGGCACGCCGATCCCTTTCGCTGGTAACCGCGTCACCGTGGTCAGCCCCGAACTGGCCGCGCGCTTTCAGCCCGGTGACCACCTGCTGGTTGAGCAGGTGAGTGGCGAGCTGTTGCTGATTCCGGTCGCCGATCAACAAGCGGCCTCTGTGGCGATCGAACGTGCGGCGGCGGCATTTACCGCGCTGTCGGCGGTGTCCGATG
The sequence above is drawn from the Pseudomonas sp. FP2196 genome and encodes:
- the glsB gene encoding glutaminase B, which gives rise to MQALLNEILDAVRPLIGQGKVADYIPALGTVPANQLGIAVYGNDGEMYFAGDAETPFSVQSISKVFSLVQAIDHSGEAIWERLGHEPSGQPFNSLVQLEFERGRPRNPFINAGALVICDINQSRFAAPTLSMRDFVRRLSGNPQVMIDAKVADSEYQHRARNAAMAYLMQSFGNFHNDVESVLRSYFSHCALRMNCIDLARAFCFLANDGFCKHSGEQILTRRQTQQVNSIMATSGLYDEAGNFAYRVGLPGKSGVGGGIVAVVPGQFTVCVWSPELNAAGNSLAGMAALEMLSSRIGWSVF